The window ACTGGTAAAATGTTCGCCTCCGAACTTGCCAGATTGTTTCATGCGTATGCAAGTGCATCTGCTCTTGAGTGTGTCTCATTGACTGCTGCTATGGTGATGCCCCATCTTCTGCTACAGAAGCCACACAAGCGGTCCAGAGGTCCTGATCATGTCTCTTGTCTGACCCGTCGCTTAGAAGCCTGGAAGGCGGGTGATATCAAGGCTCTGTTGTATGAAGCCAAGACGATCCAACAACATCTAACTTATAGTAGGTCTTCTAACAAGGCAACCAAAATCGACGATCTTCCTCACGTTTTCGCTGGTCATTTGAAGAAAGGAAATGTGAATGCTGCTATGCGTTTACTGTCTGATGAAGGTGCTAATGGTCTTTTACACCTGGATGACTACCTGACAAATTCAAGTCAAAAAACCGTGAGAGATGTACtcaaagaaaaacatccaaaTGCTTCTTCCCTCGATCCTGACTATGTTGTGAATTCTAAAGAGAACGCTTCTCCAGTCCATCctgtcttgtttgattctCTTGATGGACAACTGATCAGGAATACAGCAATGCGATGTTCTGGTGCAGCTGGTCCTTCTGGCCTTGACTCGACTCAATGGAAACGCCTGTGTACGGGATTTCACACTTCCTCCAaagatctctgtaatgctCTAGCTGCTGTTGCTCGTCGAATTTCAACAGAGATAGTAGATCCTGACGGTATCTCAGCTCTAGTGGCTTGTCGTCTTGTACCTCTgaacaaaaatcctggggtgagaccaattggtgtgtgtgagaCAGTTAGAAGAATTATTGGAAAGGCGGTTCTTTCTGTGGTCAAGTCTGACGTGCTCTCGGCAACCGGAACCTTGCAGCTTTGTGCAGGACAGATTGCTGGGTGTGAGGCTGCAATACATGCCATGCAGTCATTGTTTGAAGATGACAATACGGAAGCCATACTACTTGTAGATGCAACAAATGCCTTTAATAGCTTGAACCGTCAGTTGGCTCTAAAGAACATCTCAAGCACTTGTCCAGCAATTCATACCGTATTGCTCAACACATATCAACAGCCTTCACCCCTATTCGTTGGTGGGGAAGTCTTGTTGTCGCGTGAGGGAACCACACAGGGAGATCCTCTCGCGATGGCAATGTACGCCTTGGCCACAGTACCTCTGCTGAAAAAAGTACAAACAGAAGGCAGCACCCAAGTCTGGTATGCCGATGATGCTGCAGCCGGAGGAAAGATACAAGCAGTCAAACAATGGTGGGAGAAACTCTCCATACATGGAGAAAAATTTGGATACTTTCCAAATGCCAAGAAATCCTGGTTGATCGTCAAACCGAATTGCCTTGAAGAAGCCAAACGTGTGTTCTCAAAAACGGCTGTGAACATCACCTCTGAAGGTCGAAAGTATTTAGGAGCTGCACTGGGAACTGAAAACTTCTGTAACGGCTATCTCAGTGATGCAATCTTAGACTGGACACGTCAGATTGACAAATTGGCTTCCATTGCCCAAAGTCAGCCACAAGCAGCTCATTCCACATTAAGTCACGGTCTTCTGGGCAGGTGGATTTTTACTGCGAGAACAAATCAGAATTTCAAAACTTTTGCTGGGCTTTTAGAATCATCAATACAATCTCAACTGATTCCTGCTATAACTGGTCGTTCGGCCCCTGGAGAACTGGAAAGAAAACTCTTCTCCTTACCAGCCAGACTTGGTGGTCTGGGAATCACAGATCCAACTTCATTGTCTTCTGAATACTTAAACTCTCGAAAGATGACTGCACCGCTTGTTGACTTCATTTTGAATCAGGAGATCACTCTAGGAGATGCCCCAGATCAACAGGATTCTCTCAAAAAGCAAATTCGCAAGCACAAAGGGCTAGAAATCAAAACTCTTGCTGATAATGTTCGAGATAACCTCTCacaccaacataaaagaatgttCGAGTTAGCAAATGAAAAGGGGGCATCAAACTGGCTCACAGTGCTGCCATTGGAGGATCACGGCTTCTCATTACATAAGTCTGCATTCAGAGATGCTCTATGCCTCAGATATGGATGGGTCCCCCCTCATATGAGTGAATCTTGCCCTTGCGGTGGAAAAATGTCAGTGGAGCATGCTATGTCCTGCCCCACGGGAGGCTTTCCAACTATACGCCATAATGAAATCCGAGATATgttttctcatctgttgtctgatgtctgtcatgatgtggAAACGGAGCCCACGTTGCAATCACTAAGTGGAGAGACGTTCTCTTTACGTTCAAGCAGTcgagatgatgatgcaagaTTAGACATTTCGGCAAGAGGTTTTTGGGGAGGAAGATTTGAGAAGACATATTTTGATGTCCGGGTGTTTAACCCCAATGCCACCTCGTACACATGTtttgaagttgcatcatgctatagaagacaggaacaagagaagaaaaggaaatatgaagaaagactgagaaaagtagaaaatgcttcctttacacctattatcctttcttgcactggtggcatgagcaagcttacaacgtcatttaccaaaaagctggcctcaatgatatctgagaaaaaggacactccatacggtagcgtgatcaactggctaagatgtcgactcgggttcgcactcctaagagcttccataatgtgcatcaggggcagcaggtgcaaacgctacgtcaggccggaaaacaatattctcctggctacgtctgaggggcacctggcctcctcagcttagtgactttactgtacatgacatagtagtagtaaaagttgtactattgtatatgacagtaattgtttagtagtagtaatagtttattgccattcgctgtaggttgccgtttgtgtatacgtagtctgctattgtttcaaatacaccatatcttctaagtagtagtagtagtagtagtagtagtagtagtagtagtatatttattactcagcaaaagcatccaccggtcatgcccatactacaaaaaccactacaacggcactcaacacaacactatatcaatccattcaattaaacaaacccacttaagtcaacgtcacaatcgacttagtgaggcaagcctcactgttgattaaatCCATGTCATGACATTTTAGAGGGCTGTGCTTGGCCGATCTACTTTCGCgaatgcacaaaacagaagatcttattagagaaaagctgatccgacatctcagaagttccatcactgaactatatttcttttcagttttgttggcaattaaactggcaagatgtttgtagaaggTGGAAGTTTCAGAGCTCATGCCACCGGTAGAGGAAAAAACCAACGGAGTGAAGCTGGCATGTTCCACTTCCAGTACTCGATGCgcatattcacgtttttttccacattcatgGATGTTGAATGCTGATCTCAAAGAGCCTTGACTATTGGAGCGCGCGTTTGGGTAAAATACccttacatcaaaaaatgcacgGTCTCCTTTTGTCCAGACTCCTCTCGCTGAAAGATCAAGTCTAGCCTCGTCAGACATGTTCGCTGTTTTCTTCTGAAACTTTTCTCCAGTCAGAGGTTGTAACATCGGTTCTATCGCTACATCATGACACACTTCAGTCAAAAGATCGGCAGTTATATCCCTAATTTCATTGTGCCTTAGCGTCGGAAAGCCACCTTTAGAACATACCATTGCATGGTCAACGTTGAAAGCAGATCCACAGACACATTTTGAAGGTAGATTTGGTAACATCCAACCATAGCGCATGCATAAAGCATCACGAAAATCTCCTTTGCTCAAATAAAAACCATGTTCTTCAACCGGTAAAACGgatagccaatttgatgcacCCTTTTCAGAGGCAAGTTCAACGCATCGTTTCATAGATGCTGGACAATTAGCTTCTATTTCTACTAAAGTTTGTTTCTGAGAAGCcggtttttcaaattttgtggcaGATTTTTCTTTCTGAACAGCTTCGACAGCCACATTGTAgcactgttcttgttgtattatgagAGCTGCTAATGGTGTTTTTATACGACAAGGAGACTTGAACTCAACATCGGACGTGTGAGTTGGATTAGTCAAGTTCAAACCTCCAAGTCGACAAGGTAGAGCCAACAAATCTCTCACGTCTTGGCTACAATGTTGCTGGCCGGTTATGGCAGGAATGAAATAATCACGAATGGCTTCCTCAAGCGGCTGCATCATGGAAGAGATGTTTTCGGCAGTTCTTGATATGTATGACCATTGACGTGACAAGCCATGAGTAAATACAGAGTAAGCAACATGTGGTTGTGTTAATGCAATCTCTGACAAGCGTTTTACTTGCATGACCCATTTATCTACCTTTCTGCTGACATATTCTTCAACAAAGGATGAACTaccaagagcagcaccaaAGGTGTCTCTTCCCTGATGTTGTTATCTGAACAGAAGTGTCTCCAAAAATATCTCTTGCCTGCTCctgcttgttctctttcacgaTCAGCCATGTTGTGTTAGCATTAGCAAAATAGCCAAATTCTGGTCCATGCTCTGTAATAGCATCCCACCATTTTCTTACATTCTTAATGGATCCCGCCCCCAGTAGCATCATCAGCAAGACAACCTTGCTTGCACGTACCCATAACTTTGGTGATGAGAGGACTAATGCCAATTGCATACAATGACATGGCCAGAGGGTCACCCTGTGTAGTACCTTCAGTTGACTGTATAGTCTCTCCTCCAATCACATACATCAATATGTCAACTCtgtatgtgttaattaaagctgTTGCAATAATAGGGCATAGTATGCGAGCATTGTGTAAAGCAACTCGACGATTCAAAGCATTGAACGCATTACTTGCGTCTACCAACAGAACACAGTCTGTAGCATCATCTTCAAATATTGCTCTCATTGCATGAACAGCTCCTTCACATCCTCCTGCTTGACCAGCACATACTTGCAAAGGTCCTGAACAACAGCAGACATCATCCTTCACTACAGACATTATCGATTTGGCAATGATCCTTCTGAACGTTTCTCCAATACCAATTGGACGTAGACCAGGAGACTTGTCCAATGGTATTAGTCGACAAGCTACTAGTGCTTGGATTCCTCTTGGGTCAACAAATTCCGTACAAATGAGTCTTGTCAGAGCAGCCAATGCATTGCATAATTCAGTGGACTGGTTGTGAAATGAGCAGCAAAATCTTCTCCATGCAACAGAGTCGACTCCGGAAGGCCCGCCAGCACCCTGAGTTCGCAAAGCTGCAGACTTGATGACAGAGCCATCAATTCTGTCAAAAATGACTTTTGGTATGTCATTGACAGAACCACGAAGCAATGCAGATTCACATAATGATTGGTGTTTGGAATGTTTCAAATGCAGTAGTTCTTTtgcagtagtagtagcagtaacagtagtagtagcagtagcagtagcagtagtagtattagcagtagcagtagtagtattagcagtagcagtagcagtagcagtagcagtagcagcagcagcagcagc of the Corticium candelabrum chromosome 2, ooCorCand1.1, whole genome shotgun sequence genome contains:
- the LOC134198297 gene encoding uncharacterized protein LOC134198297, giving the protein MSKCCLCNSSGRCMNCRCAKLGQFCRNCNPLNHNRCQNWEARGKYQLQRPKTAGTTSSKISPTKPCMSSDDHQAPTIMDSPVNQHSGHDKPLSYASVVARSSSPGGKALSSSSLESSVLTAATRMLYSDAVQLHPPCSSLSQRQLPCSKLSQKQTLEQSRVHPKLQQQTSSPVAHIVDMISNTQEDEDIHDLNQTASPSLELHERLPYRVMASPNFSWGSLNGVEVMSQIEQAYQEVVHWRRNLFQVPYGSTGKMFASELARLFHAYASASALECVSLTAAMVMPHLLLQKPHKRSRGPDHVSCLTRRLEAWKAGDIKALLYEAKTIQQHLTYSRSSNKATKIDDLPHVFAGHLKKGNVNAAMRLLSDEGANGLLHLDDYLTNSSQKTVRDVLKEKHPNASSLDPDYVVNSKENASPVHPVLFDSLDGQLIRNTAMRCSGAAGPSGLDSTQWKRLCTGFHTSSKDLCNALAAVARRISTEIVDPDGISALVACRLVPLNKNPGVRPIGVCETVRRIIGKAVLSVVKSDVLSATGTLQLCAGQIAGCEAAIHAMQSLFEDDNTEAILLVDATNAFNSLNRQLALKNISSTCPAIHTVLLNTYQQPSPLFVGGEVLLSREGTTQGDPLAMAMYALATVPLLKKVQTEGSTQVWYADDAAAGGKIQAVKQWWEKLSIHGEKFGYFPNAKKSWLIVKPNCLEEAKRVFSKTAVNITSEGRKYLGAALGTENFCNGYLSDAILDWTRQIDKLASIAQSQPQAAHSTLSHGLLGRWIFTARTNQNFKTFAGLLESSIQSQLIPAITGRSAPGELERKLFSLPARLGGLGITDPTSLSSEYLNSRKMTAPLVDFILNQEITLGDAPDQQDSLKKQIRKHKGLEIKTLADNVRDNLSHQHKRMFELANEKGASNWLTVLPLEDHGFSLHKSAFRDALCLRYGWVPPHMSESCPCGGKMSVEHAMSCPTGGFPTIRHNEIRDMFSHLLSDVCHDVETEPTLQSLSGETFSLRSSSRDDDARLDISARGFWGGRFEKTYFDVRVFNPNATSYTCFEVASCYRRQEQEKKRKYEERLRKVENASFTPIILSCTGGMSKLTTSFTKKLASMISEKKDTPYGSVINWLRCRLGFALLRASIMCIRGSRCKRYVRPENNILLATSEGHLASSA